The following proteins come from a genomic window of Flavobacterium eburneipallidum:
- a CDS encoding rhamnogalacturonan acetylesterase codes for MKYLKKILLPFLCFAMIFNANAQKKEAIIAFNFGENTNKNAGTTINKAVLYDDTTGYGFDLDSDKNVVFDKKSILAKNSVYFSVKLPEGNYTVEAVIGGKNSATTTLKAESRRLMLQETKTAEKETKTERFTINVRTAKFDTNNSIRLKPGEINGLNWDNKLTLEFSVGSVIQSIKITPVLKIKTLFIAGDSTVTDQDNEPWGSWGQFFPNYFSTDVVVANYACSGLALSSFKSGNRLEKILHLMQAGDYLFIEFGHNDEKAKGEGKGAWGEYTTLLKEYVTRARKKGGIPVLITPTQRRRFNADGTLQPTHGEFPDAMRKVSQELQVPFIDVTNMTTAMYESWGDKPSKKAFVFYPANTFPGQTKALADNTHFGSFGANEVAKCVVQGIRDLKLDIAKNIKATIPAYNPKKPAQFSDWTLPMSNRFEITKPDGN; via the coding sequence ATGAAATACCTAAAAAAAATACTTTTACCGTTTTTATGTTTTGCAATGATTTTCAATGCCAATGCCCAAAAGAAAGAGGCAATTATAGCCTTTAATTTTGGAGAGAATACCAATAAAAATGCTGGAACAACTATAAATAAAGCCGTCTTGTATGATGATACTACAGGTTACGGATTCGATTTGGATTCCGATAAAAATGTAGTATTCGACAAAAAATCAATATTGGCTAAAAATTCGGTTTATTTTTCGGTAAAACTTCCTGAAGGAAATTATACTGTTGAGGCAGTTATTGGTGGGAAAAATAGTGCCACAACAACCCTAAAAGCAGAGTCCAGAAGATTAATGTTGCAAGAAACAAAAACTGCCGAAAAAGAAACAAAAACAGAACGTTTTACAATCAATGTGAGAACCGCAAAATTTGATACCAACAACAGCATTCGTTTGAAACCAGGCGAAATTAATGGCTTGAACTGGGACAATAAATTGACATTAGAATTTTCAGTAGGCTCTGTCATTCAAAGCATCAAAATCACACCAGTTTTAAAAATTAAAACACTGTTTATCGCAGGAGATTCAACCGTTACCGATCAAGATAATGAGCCTTGGGGATCTTGGGGACAATTTTTTCCTAATTATTTCAGTACTGATGTAGTAGTAGCTAATTATGCCTGTTCAGGATTGGCTTTGAGTTCTTTTAAATCTGGAAATCGATTGGAGAAAATTTTACACTTGATGCAAGCTGGCGATTATCTATTTATCGAATTTGGACACAATGACGAAAAAGCCAAAGGTGAAGGAAAAGGGGCATGGGGAGAATACACCACTTTGCTAAAAGAATATGTAACCAGAGCCAGAAAAAAAGGAGGAATTCCAGTGTTAATCACGCCTACACAAAGACGTCGTTTTAATGCTGACGGAACTTTACAGCCTACTCACGGTGAATTTCCCGATGCTATGCGAAAAGTATCCCAAGAGTTGCAAGTTCCTTTTATTGATGTGACCAATATGACAACAGCTATGTACGAAAGTTGGGGTGATAAACCGTCTAAAAAAGCATTCGTATTTTACCCAGCTAATACTTTTCCAGGACAGACAAAAGCCTTGGCCGATAATACTCATTTTGGAAGTTTTGGTGCTAATGAAGTGGCTAAATGTGTCGTTCAAGGCATTAGAGATTTAAAATTGGACATTGCTAAAAATATAAAAGCAACTATTCCTGCTTATAATCCTAAAAAGCCAGCTCAATTTAGCGACTGGACCTTACCGATGAGCAACAGATTTGAAATTACTAAACCCGACGGAAATTAA
- a CDS encoding glycoside hydrolase family 2 protein: MNIKRIFYAFCLAILSTNVANAQENQSDREKYNFNYGWKLNVGEAEAAIKPEFNDQKWTAVNLPFAWNQAEAFKNDITRLSTGIAWYRKTFQLPKDSNDKKVFIEFEGVRQMGEVYLNGAFIGRHENGVMAFGFDLTPYVKPFPQENVIAIKTDNDWKYKEKVSGSGYQWNNNNFNANYGGLPKNVFLHIKSKVYQTLPLFSTLGTTGTYVYATDFNIADKKAVINVSSQVKNELSKAVNAQLKVTVIDMQGKELASFLGDSFTVNPNESKDLKASKALNNLNFWSWGYGYLYAVTSELLVDNKSVDKVNIQTGFRKAKFEKGMVYLNDRVIQMKGYAQRTSNEWPSVGMSVPAWMSDYSNSLMVKSNGNLVRWMHVTPWKQDVESCDRVGLIQAMPAGDAEADVTGRRWEQRTELMRDAIIYNRNNPSILFYESGNESISEEHMKEMLAIRNTYDPYGGRAIGSREMLDSKVAEYGGEMLYINKSAKLPFWATEYSRDEGLRKYWDEFTPPFHKNGVGGTTHTNVNGTKVADASSYNRNQDTHAVENVVRWYDYWESRPGTGERVSSGGVNIIFSDSNTHYRGQENYRRSGEVDAMRIPKDNFFAHQVIWDGWVDTEKPQAHIVGHWNYEKEITKDITVISTADVVELFVNKVSLGKGIQSKRFLFTFKNVSFKPGTIKAIGYDKSGKQVCETEIRTAGKPHALKLTTIERPGGTLANANDLAIVQVEVVDDKGNRCPTALNMIDFEVKGQGTFVGGIAQGPDNYIGASSLPVECGVNRIMVRSTETDGVINIKASSKSLKSDAIEVKTIKTDLGKLSTNLPNENLPSFTEKGPTPATPSFTRTRLAIPIIGAKTSSNQADAVKSYDDNELTEWSYGKNDKALIEYELDREATINQVVMKLAGWKSKKYPIRIFVDNKKVFEGSTPTSLGYITLDVTPIKGKKVRIELMGNAKDSDAINLVEITGKVDEAGLKKGGKTIQRLPIIEVEFYESIL, from the coding sequence ATGAATATCAAAAGAATTTTTTACGCATTCTGTTTGGCAATACTATCGACAAATGTTGCAAACGCACAGGAAAACCAATCCGACAGAGAAAAATACAACTTCAATTACGGTTGGAAATTAAACGTTGGAGAAGCTGAAGCAGCGATAAAACCGGAATTTAATGATCAAAAATGGACTGCTGTCAACCTTCCTTTTGCATGGAATCAAGCCGAGGCATTTAAAAATGATATAACAAGATTATCAACAGGAATTGCTTGGTACCGCAAAACATTTCAATTGCCAAAAGATTCGAATGATAAAAAAGTGTTTATTGAATTTGAAGGCGTGCGCCAAATGGGGGAAGTGTATTTGAATGGCGCTTTTATTGGCCGACACGAAAATGGAGTGATGGCTTTTGGTTTCGATTTAACACCTTATGTAAAACCATTTCCTCAAGAAAATGTAATTGCCATAAAAACGGATAACGACTGGAAATACAAAGAGAAAGTTTCAGGTTCAGGATACCAATGGAACAATAATAATTTTAATGCCAATTATGGTGGACTTCCTAAAAATGTATTCTTGCATATAAAGTCTAAAGTATATCAAACTTTACCATTGTTCTCAACATTGGGAACAACAGGAACCTATGTTTATGCAACAGATTTTAATATAGCCGATAAGAAAGCAGTTATTAATGTGTCTTCACAAGTAAAGAATGAACTTTCAAAAGCAGTGAATGCACAATTGAAAGTAACCGTAATAGATATGCAAGGAAAAGAATTAGCTTCGTTTTTAGGGGATTCTTTCACAGTAAATCCAAATGAAAGCAAGGATTTAAAAGCATCTAAAGCTTTAAATAATCTTAATTTTTGGAGTTGGGGTTACGGTTATTTATATGCCGTTACTTCTGAATTATTGGTGGACAATAAATCTGTTGATAAGGTAAATATCCAAACAGGATTCCGCAAAGCAAAATTCGAAAAAGGAATGGTGTATTTGAATGACAGAGTAATTCAAATGAAAGGGTATGCCCAACGTACCAGCAACGAATGGCCTTCTGTAGGGATGTCAGTTCCAGCCTGGATGAGCGATTACAGTAATAGTTTGATGGTAAAAAGTAACGGAAATCTGGTAAGATGGATGCACGTTACGCCTTGGAAACAAGACGTAGAATCTTGCGATAGAGTGGGTCTAATCCAAGCCATGCCAGCCGGAGATGCCGAAGCAGATGTTACAGGTCGTCGATGGGAACAACGTACGGAGTTGATGCGTGATGCAATTATTTACAACAGAAACAATCCAAGTATTTTATTCTACGAATCGGGGAACGAAAGCATTTCGGAAGAGCACATGAAAGAAATGTTGGCTATCCGAAATACGTATGATCCTTATGGAGGACGCGCTATTGGAAGTAGAGAAATGTTAGATAGTAAAGTAGCCGAATATGGAGGCGAAATGTTATACATCAACAAAAGTGCAAAGCTTCCTTTTTGGGCTACCGAATACAGCAGAGACGAAGGTTTACGTAAATATTGGGACGAATTTACGCCACCTTTTCATAAAAATGGAGTTGGCGGAACGACACATACGAATGTAAATGGAACAAAAGTTGCCGATGCTAGTTCGTATAACCGTAATCAGGATACACATGCCGTTGAAAACGTAGTCCGTTGGTACGATTACTGGGAATCCCGACCGGGGACTGGCGAAAGAGTTAGTTCAGGAGGAGTGAATATTATTTTTAGTGATTCGAATACGCACTACAGAGGACAGGAAAATTACAGAAGAAGTGGCGAAGTAGATGCCATGCGTATTCCAAAAGACAACTTTTTTGCTCATCAGGTTATTTGGGATGGATGGGTAGATACCGAAAAACCTCAAGCTCATATTGTAGGGCATTGGAATTATGAAAAAGAAATAACCAAAGACATTACCGTGATTTCGACTGCTGATGTGGTAGAATTGTTTGTCAACAAAGTAAGTCTTGGAAAAGGAATACAAAGCAAAAGATTCTTGTTTACTTTCAAAAATGTATCATTCAAACCTGGAACAATCAAAGCCATTGGTTATGACAAATCCGGAAAACAAGTTTGCGAAACTGAAATTCGCACTGCTGGAAAACCACACGCACTTAAATTAACAACTATCGAAAGACCAGGCGGAACTTTGGCGAATGCCAATGATTTAGCCATTGTACAAGTAGAAGTGGTGGATGACAAAGGAAATCGTTGTCCTACTGCACTCAATATGATTGATTTTGAAGTAAAAGGCCAAGGAACATTTGTGGGCGGAATTGCACAAGGACCAGACAATTATATTGGAGCAAGCAGTCTTCCGGTAGAATGTGGAGTCAACCGAATCATGGTAAGATCAACTGAAACAGATGGAGTAATCAATATCAAAGCAAGTTCAAAATCGCTGAAAAGTGATGCAATTGAAGTGAAAACAATTAAAACCGATTTAGGAAAATTGTCAACAAATTTGCCAAACGAAAACTTACCCTCTTTTACAGAAAAAGGACCAACGCCAGCAACGCCATCTTTCACAAGAACACGATTAGCAATCCCAATTATTGGAGCCAAAACCAGTTCCAATCAAGCTGATGCCGTAAAAAGTTATGACGACAACGAATTGACTGAATGGTCTTATGGAAAAAACGATAAAGCGTTGATAGAATACGAATTAGATCGTGAGGCTACGATTAATCAAGTTGTGATGAAGTTAGCAGGATGGAAAAGCAAAAAGTATCCAATCCGAATTTTTGTCGATAATAAAAAAGTTTTCGAAGGTTCAACACCTACTAGTTTAGGATATATAACCTTGGATGTAACACCAATTAAAGGTAAAAAAGTACGCATCGAATTAATGGGTAATGCAAAAGACAGTGACGCTATCAATCTGGTAGAAATTACAGGAAAAGTAGATGAAGCAGGCTTGAAAAAAGGAGGTAAAACCATACAACGATTGCCTATAATTGAAGTGGAGTTTTATGAGTCAATTCTTTAA
- the uxuA gene encoding mannonate dehydratase, whose product MELKKTLRWFGAKDPISLEQIKQTGATGIVTALHHIPNGEIWSVEEILKTKNNIEAHGLTWDVVESLPVHEDIKKGKTSRDSIIANYKESVKNLGQCGINTICYNFMPVLDWARTNLHYTLENGTEAMYFQADLFAAFDLFILKRPDASKDYTEKQLKEAEEIYKTLTQEDARSLAYNIIVATQSFIDGAVDADEKEPVAIFLKLLAEYDGIDKHQLRENFAFFLNEVIPVAEESGVSLAVHPDDPPFPLLGLPRIVSTGKDFEWLANVCPSLHNGITFCTGSLGARKDNNLAEIFEKYAERVHFLHLRSTKILDNGDFYETEHLDPTVDLPGVMKAIIEEQIRRKTTGRTDYNIPIRPDHGHKMLDDFDRAGNPGYPLIGRLKGLAELAGLEVGIRYLINN is encoded by the coding sequence ATGGAATTAAAGAAAACATTAAGATGGTTTGGAGCAAAAGATCCAATTAGCCTAGAGCAAATCAAACAAACGGGAGCAACAGGAATTGTTACTGCATTGCATCATATCCCTAATGGTGAAATTTGGTCGGTCGAAGAGATTTTGAAAACCAAAAATAATATAGAAGCTCACGGACTTACTTGGGATGTAGTAGAAAGCTTACCAGTACATGAAGATATAAAAAAAGGAAAAACTAGCCGAGATAGCATTATTGCCAATTATAAAGAAAGCGTTAAGAATTTAGGACAATGTGGCATTAATACCATTTGCTACAATTTTATGCCAGTATTAGATTGGGCTCGAACCAATTTGCATTATACGCTCGAAAATGGAACTGAAGCCATGTATTTTCAAGCCGATTTGTTTGCGGCCTTTGATCTATTTATTCTAAAAAGACCCGATGCTTCAAAAGATTATACTGAAAAGCAACTAAAAGAAGCAGAAGAAATTTATAAAACCCTAACTCAAGAAGATGCTAGAAGTTTGGCTTACAATATCATTGTAGCTACTCAATCTTTTATAGACGGAGCTGTTGATGCTGATGAAAAAGAACCAGTAGCTATTTTCTTGAAATTGCTAGCCGAATATGATGGCATTGACAAACATCAATTAAGAGAGAATTTTGCATTTTTCTTAAACGAAGTCATTCCTGTTGCTGAAGAATCGGGTGTTAGTTTAGCCGTACATCCAGACGATCCACCCTTTCCATTATTAGGTTTGCCTCGAATTGTAAGTACAGGAAAAGATTTCGAATGGTTGGCAAACGTTTGTCCGTCATTGCATAATGGAATCACTTTTTGCACAGGATCTTTAGGCGCTAGAAAAGATAATAACCTTGCAGAAATTTTTGAAAAATATGCAGAAAGAGTGCATTTTCTGCATTTAAGAAGTACCAAAATTCTTGACAATGGCGATTTTTATGAAACCGAGCATTTAGACCCAACGGTTGATTTACCCGGAGTAATGAAAGCTATTATCGAAGAGCAAATCAGGAGAAAAACAACAGGAAGAACCGATTATAACATTCCAATCCGTCCCGATCACGGTCATAAAATGTTAGACGATTTTGATAGAGCAGGAAATCCTGGCTATCCATTAATCGGAAGATTAAAAGGCTTGGCAGAACTGGCAGGTCTCGAAGTAGGTATTCGGTATTTGATAAATAATTAG
- a CDS encoding helix-turn-helix domain-containing protein, giving the protein MRKKSILLFYFLISSFFVTNCLGQELFFEKISGREANPVTQIHGIAKDSIGYIWFGSWNGAYRYDGRTFDFFYHNPKNKTSLPNNRIRNIVSDNKLGLWFLTYDRKYVRFNYQLNSFKIVVDSKVPKIIIDKLGKNPSESNRNRTVNGKFYYLSSHLFTCQDVKSKEEYRYTANINRPGQLLDDYITDFFIDDENIIWLGTRGGDVYKANPSRNPFKLHYSYRKASENSKLATVKGILKVDDKIWLATDEGILIYNKESLDYNHPFYKSNSQVKNARSFFKDNKGRIWIGGGNGLECYDPKSNQCKIIINRTLCPNLSIWSVHALEGFGGTNLWVGLYNGIACINLSNDKIRFYDLTTTIHNGSVMDVLAVNNQELWLATEGSGAIRLKINAKGKIYDKLALNTFDKSLKNKISGNIIYALHKDKRGAIWVGSSEGLNKIYTNTNPMRIEKIQLQSESPTIYISSITDDAKGNLWIAHKQGLSMIDIRTNKISNYRKEDQFGSWTFSERAFYKDMANQKIYFGDKNGYLSFRPTEIKANLINDKLIFKTLYLSNEKVFPLDTINDQIVLTKDLSQSQSIDLDYENRSFSIELASFNYRNTNKIVYEYTLEGYEDKWIKTTGSKITYNKLPPGNYTFKARVVSPNDAKSPITELEIEINAPWYGTWWFKILFFALLGLIVYWIFKEILYRDRLKNEIKLERLNLEQQEALNKEKLEFFTNISHDLKTPLTLIADPLKRLQENKVAAEDREVYFSIVSRNISYLTKLIHQILDFRKSEMGKLKLNPVTQNFNEFLQECYTSFKPLSATRNINLQLQMSDEPLYCSLDFEKLEQILNNIVSNAFKYTADGGKIILAANLNEAKSILTISIEDNGIGIAASELKKIFEPFNNVGPSPYYGSSSGIGLSLSRNLIDLLQGTIAIDSTPNQGTIAIINLPCLIVKNEDIVPMIEEPIFLNEEYEEELEPASFENTKPTLLIVEDNPDVQTYLGKELGKEYSLIQEYDGKRGLAAAIKYVPDIIVSDIMMPEMEGTEFCKHLKGNENTSHIPLIFLTAKASDVDQIEGFNLGAEAYVMKPFNVDILNAQIKSVLENRTILQNRLGTIKKIEELQEEVNSLDNEFLEKVIEKITTNIEDTDFNSDELAQALGISQRQLYRKLKGISGSTVHEFITKVKMNHAEELLKNSDLTISQIAYKVGFSEPSNFSRTFSKHFGCSPSQYLK; this is encoded by the coding sequence ATGCGTAAAAAAAGTATTCTATTATTTTATTTTTTGATTAGCAGTTTCTTTGTAACAAATTGTTTGGGGCAAGAACTTTTTTTTGAAAAAATTTCGGGTCGAGAAGCCAATCCAGTTACCCAAATACATGGTATTGCCAAAGATTCTATAGGCTACATTTGGTTTGGAAGTTGGAACGGTGCTTATCGATACGATGGGAGAACATTCGATTTTTTTTACCACAATCCAAAGAACAAAACTTCACTGCCCAATAATCGAATTCGAAATATTGTTTCCGATAACAAATTGGGGCTTTGGTTTTTGACCTATGATAGAAAATACGTTCGATTTAATTATCAGTTAAATTCTTTTAAAATAGTTGTTGATTCAAAAGTTCCCAAGATTATAATCGACAAGCTGGGCAAAAATCCTAGTGAGAGCAATAGAAATCGTACTGTAAATGGAAAATTTTATTACTTATCGTCACATCTGTTTACCTGCCAAGATGTAAAATCAAAAGAAGAATATCGATACACTGCCAATATCAATCGTCCTGGACAATTATTGGACGATTATATCACTGATTTTTTTATAGATGACGAAAATATTATTTGGCTAGGAACCCGTGGAGGTGATGTCTATAAGGCTAATCCGAGCAGAAATCCTTTTAAATTGCATTACAGCTACAGAAAAGCTAGTGAAAATTCAAAATTGGCTACCGTTAAAGGTATTTTGAAAGTTGATGATAAAATCTGGTTGGCTACTGATGAAGGCATTCTCATTTACAATAAAGAAAGTCTAGATTACAATCATCCTTTTTATAAATCGAATAGTCAAGTTAAGAATGCCCGTAGTTTTTTTAAGGACAATAAAGGTCGAATTTGGATTGGTGGCGGCAATGGATTAGAGTGTTATGATCCCAAGAGTAATCAATGTAAGATTATTATCAATAGAACTTTATGTCCAAATTTAAGTATTTGGTCGGTTCACGCTTTAGAAGGATTTGGCGGTACTAATTTGTGGGTCGGTTTGTACAATGGAATTGCTTGTATCAATTTGAGCAATGATAAAATTAGGTTTTATGATTTAACTACTACAATCCATAATGGTAGTGTTATGGATGTTTTAGCCGTTAACAATCAAGAATTATGGTTAGCCACCGAAGGAAGTGGAGCTATTCGGTTAAAAATAAATGCCAAGGGAAAAATCTATGACAAACTAGCACTAAATACTTTTGACAAAAGTCTTAAAAATAAGATTTCGGGGAATATTATTTACGCTTTGCACAAAGACAAACGTGGTGCCATTTGGGTTGGTTCCAGCGAAGGATTGAATAAAATTTACACCAACACCAATCCGATGCGCATTGAAAAAATACAATTGCAATCAGAAAGTCCCACTATTTACATTTCTTCGATTACAGACGATGCCAAAGGAAATCTTTGGATAGCCCATAAGCAAGGTCTTTCTATGATTGATATTCGTACGAATAAAATTTCCAATTATAGAAAAGAAGACCAGTTTGGTTCCTGGACATTTTCTGAAAGAGCTTTTTATAAAGATATGGCGAACCAGAAAATCTATTTTGGAGACAAAAACGGCTATCTTTCTTTTCGTCCAACTGAAATTAAAGCGAATTTAATCAACGATAAATTGATTTTCAAAACCTTGTATTTGTCCAATGAAAAAGTATTTCCGTTGGATACAATTAATGATCAGATTGTTTTGACCAAAGATTTGTCGCAATCCCAGTCGATTGATTTGGATTATGAAAACAGAAGTTTTTCCATAGAATTAGCTTCGTTTAATTACAGGAACACCAACAAGATAGTGTATGAATACACCTTGGAAGGCTATGAAGATAAATGGATCAAGACTACTGGAAGTAAAATAACCTATAACAAATTACCGCCAGGGAATTACACTTTTAAGGCTCGTGTAGTGTCTCCCAACGATGCAAAATCGCCAATAACTGAATTGGAAATTGAGATCAATGCGCCTTGGTACGGAACTTGGTGGTTCAAAATCCTGTTTTTCGCTTTGTTAGGACTTATTGTATATTGGATTTTCAAGGAAATTTTATACCGTGATCGTCTCAAAAATGAAATCAAACTGGAACGACTCAATCTGGAACAACAGGAAGCGTTGAATAAAGAAAAATTAGAGTTTTTTACTAATATTTCACATGATTTAAAAACACCTTTAACCTTGATTGCCGACCCTTTGAAACGCCTTCAAGAAAATAAAGTAGCAGCAGAGGACAGAGAAGTCTATTTCTCTATTGTAAGCAGAAATATCAGTTATTTGACCAAGTTGATTCATCAAATATTGGATTTCCGTAAATCCGAAATGGGAAAATTAAAATTAAATCCGGTTACCCAAAATTTTAATGAATTCCTACAAGAATGTTATACCAGTTTCAAACCTTTGTCTGCAACCAGGAATATCAATCTTCAACTTCAAATGAGCGACGAACCTTTGTATTGTTCTCTCGATTTCGAAAAACTAGAACAAATTCTAAATAATATCGTTTCGAATGCCTTTAAATACACCGCCGATGGAGGAAAAATAATCCTAGCTGCAAATTTGAATGAAGCAAAATCAATACTTACAATCAGTATCGAAGACAACGGAATAGGAATCGCAGCATCGGAATTGAAAAAAATATTCGAACCCTTCAATAATGTGGGACCAAGTCCGTATTATGGTTCATCCTCTGGAATTGGATTGTCATTATCCCGAAATTTAATTGATCTTTTGCAAGGAACAATAGCCATTGATAGCACTCCAAATCAAGGGACAATCGCCATAATTAATTTACCTTGTTTAATAGTTAAAAATGAGGATATTGTTCCAATGATAGAGGAGCCGATTTTTCTAAATGAAGAATATGAAGAAGAACTAGAACCCGCTTCTTTTGAAAATACCAAGCCAACGCTTCTCATCGTAGAAGACAATCCTGATGTACAAACTTATTTGGGTAAAGAATTAGGCAAAGAATATTCCTTAATTCAGGAATATGACGGAAAACGTGGACTAGCGGCTGCTATAAAATATGTACCCGATATTATTGTGTCAGACATTATGATGCCCGAAATGGAAGGAACAGAATTTTGTAAACACCTCAAAGGAAACGAAAACACCTCGCATATTCCGTTGATTTTCTTGACTGCAAAAGCATCCGATGTCGATCAAATTGAAGGGTTCAATTTGGGAGCCGAAGCTTATGTAATGAAACCTTTCAATGTCGATATTCTCAATGCACAAATAAAAAGTGTTTTAGAGAATAGAACCATTTTGCAAAACAGACTCGGAACGATAAAAAAAATCGAAGAACTTCAAGAAGAAGTAAACAGTTTGGACAATGAATTTCTTGAAAAAGTAATCGAAAAAATCACCACCAACATCGAAGATACCGATTTTAATTCCGATGAACTGGCGCAAGCTTTAGGCATCAGTCAACGACAATTGTATCGCAAATTAAAAGGCATCAGCGGAAGTACGGTTCATGAATTTATTACCAAAGTCAAAATGAATCATGCCGAAGAATTGCTCAAGAATTCCGATTTGACCATATCTCAAATTGCTTACAAAGTCGGATTTTCAGAACCTTCTAATTTTTCCCGAACCTTCTCCAAACATTTTGGGTGTAGTCCGTCGCAGTATTTAAAGTAA